From a region of the Paenibacillus segetis genome:
- a CDS encoding pyridoxamine 5'-phosphate oxidase family protein, with product MSKYDEAIKLLEEQVGNKDGLITLSTIALEPGADGKSRPAARIVDAYYEDSAFYTVTYATSGKMQQIAQNPEVAVCIIVENFTADGIGENLGWVCDEKNTEMMTKLRTIFAEWYYEANNDEDPNTCLLRIRLTKGLWNDAHKGIRNEIDFVNKTAT from the coding sequence ATGAGCAAATACGACGAAGCCATAAAGCTGCTGGAAGAACAAGTGGGTAACAAGGATGGCCTAATCACTCTGTCCACTATCGCGCTGGAACCGGGGGCCGATGGCAAAAGCCGTCCCGCCGCCCGCATTGTGGATGCCTATTATGAGGACAGCGCTTTCTACACCGTCACCTACGCGACCTCTGGCAAGATGCAGCAGATCGCCCAAAACCCCGAAGTCGCCGTTTGTATTATCGTCGAAAACTTTACAGCCGATGGAATCGGTGAAAACCTGGGCTGGGTGTGTGACGAGAAAAACACGGAGATGATGACAAAGCTGCGCACAATATTCGCCGAGTGGTATTACGAAGCCAATAACGACGAAGACCCTAACACATGCCTGCTGCGCATTCGCCTGACAAAGGGCCTGTGGAATGACGCCCACAAAGGGATCAGAAATGAGATTGATTTTGTCAATAAGACGGCAACTTAA
- a CDS encoding SMI1/KNR4 family protein yields MDKELIVQLMQWHEDDEHQKIVDTLMEIPPEDRDYEVISSLARAYNNLERYEEALEQFAMIAEQGQNDPLWHYRMGYSYYYLNRYEEAVNVLSIAQDLDPDDEYTAMLLNSSQRKLHKEQQAAARRAVREQHHDSGTAATPFEGMDLTGFWDDSDYAVREYVSATPTDELIASVEEELGYKLPASYIHLMKQHNGGVPNTTCFPTEDPTSWAEDHIAITGIMGIGREKSYSLCGDLGSLFMIEEWGYPDIGVVICDCPSAGHDVVMLDYRNCGRDGEPEVIHVDQENDYEITFLAQDFETFIRGLVSEDEYDTSQEDKEEDLRKVAVGKFSPLLTELSSSVTEVDQLEQKIRKVCTRIVEVKGHFHFHADELSTLMYDVQFWLYTNSYPNTSRQQYLDVYEKMIAFGGEFGQGGYAPGWISDWLDGRIREGLIVQDNGVLSFTDQARSEVIAWLEAEAAEEDGAPFKSQSTKR; encoded by the coding sequence GTGGATAAAGAACTAATCGTACAGCTGATGCAGTGGCATGAAGATGATGAACACCAGAAGATTGTGGATACTCTGATGGAGATTCCTCCAGAGGACAGAGATTACGAGGTGATCAGCAGTCTGGCAAGAGCGTATAACAATCTGGAACGTTATGAAGAAGCGCTTGAGCAGTTTGCAATGATTGCGGAACAGGGGCAAAATGACCCGTTGTGGCATTATCGTATGGGATATTCCTATTACTATCTGAATCGATATGAGGAAGCAGTGAACGTGCTAAGTATCGCCCAAGACCTCGATCCTGACGACGAGTATACGGCCATGTTACTGAACTCCAGCCAGCGCAAGCTGCACAAAGAACAACAAGCCGCGGCCAGACGGGCAGTCAGAGAGCAGCATCATGATTCGGGGACGGCTGCAACTCCTTTTGAAGGGATGGATCTCACAGGCTTCTGGGACGATAGCGATTATGCGGTAAGAGAGTATGTATCTGCCACACCTACGGATGAACTGATTGCTTCAGTAGAAGAAGAACTCGGTTACAAGCTTCCTGCCTCTTATATCCATCTGATGAAGCAGCACAATGGGGGAGTTCCTAATACTACTTGTTTTCCGACGGAGGACCCGACCTCATGGGCCGAGGATCATATTGCGATTACGGGCATTATGGGTATCGGGCGCGAGAAAAGCTATTCACTCTGCGGCGATCTCGGCAGCCTATTCATGATTGAGGAGTGGGGCTATCCTGACATTGGCGTGGTGATCTGTGACTGCCCTTCGGCAGGCCATGATGTCGTGATGCTGGATTACCGGAACTGCGGGAGGGATGGCGAACCCGAGGTGATTCATGTGGATCAGGAAAATGATTATGAGATAACGTTCCTGGCGCAAGACTTCGAGACGTTTATACGCGGCCTGGTGAGTGAGGATGAATACGATACCTCTCAAGAAGATAAAGAGGAGGATCTGCGCAAAGTAGCCGTAGGCAAATTCTCGCCTTTACTGACGGAGCTATCCAGTAGTGTGACTGAAGTGGACCAGCTTGAGCAGAAAATCCGTAAAGTCTGTACTCGAATAGTTGAAGTGAAGGGACACTTTCACTTTCATGCGGATGAGCTTTCTACTCTGATGTACGATGTGCAGTTCTGGCTGTACACAAACTCTTATCCGAATACGAGCCGTCAACAATATCTGGATGTATATGAGAAAATGATCGCTTTTGGCGGCGAGTTCGGTCAAGGCGGGTATGCTCCCGGTTGGATCAGCGACTGGCTGGATGGGCGGATACGGGAAGGGTTAATCGTTCAGGACAACGGGGTGCTTAGCTTCACGGATCAAGCCCGCTCAGAGGTCATTGCATGGCTGGAAGCGGAAGCCGCAGAAGAGGACGGTGCCCCTTTTAAAAGTCAATCAACCAAAAGATAA
- a CDS encoding DUF4003 family protein yields the protein MTTLYQERLALFADNSRQTNKIFKWRSVQVNRLAALLFALEDRAIDGDELHNSYALIKDATGPFSMFRGNSAISISALLSLTKDPKTILNQTMEVYDLMKASKFRTSDYLVVAAYQIAAHTEPDQYKYTVERAKAFYDRMKQTRRFQTSQDDYIFASMLALSGADVESCGARMDRLYDALKPQLPFRTGNSVQALTQVLALGESDETSSIARVLELRDIFREQGLRMDKEYTLPSLGILSLLPSEIESITTDIADSFNYLRTEKGFSSWSITQPELLLLCAALVASKHLENARGDTLLTTTAATSITNIVIAQQTALAVAAAVAASSAASSSSN from the coding sequence ATGACGACGCTGTACCAGGAACGACTCGCCTTATTTGCCGATAACAGTCGGCAGACAAATAAAATATTTAAATGGCGAAGTGTGCAGGTGAATCGGCTTGCCGCTCTACTGTTTGCGCTAGAAGACAGAGCTATTGATGGAGATGAGCTGCATAACAGCTATGCCCTCATTAAGGACGCTACTGGGCCTTTCTCGATGTTCAGGGGTAATTCGGCAATCAGTATCTCAGCTTTACTCTCTTTAACCAAAGATCCGAAGACCATACTTAACCAGACCATGGAAGTCTATGACCTGATGAAGGCGAGTAAATTCAGAACCTCCGATTACCTTGTTGTCGCTGCCTATCAGATCGCTGCTCATACAGAGCCTGATCAATATAAATATACGGTAGAAAGAGCAAAAGCCTTCTATGACCGGATGAAACAAACGCGCCGCTTCCAAACCTCGCAGGACGACTATATCTTTGCCAGCATGCTTGCCCTCTCTGGGGCTGATGTAGAAAGCTGCGGCGCCCGGATGGATCGGCTCTATGATGCACTAAAACCCCAGCTTCCCTTTCGAACCGGGAACAGTGTACAGGCACTGACGCAGGTATTAGCCCTTGGGGAATCCGATGAGACATCCTCGATAGCCCGTGTGCTCGAACTGAGGGATATTTTCCGTGAACAAGGACTGCGTATGGATAAAGAGTATACATTACCATCGCTAGGCATATTATCCTTACTTCCATCTGAGATAGAGAGTATTACCACAGATATCGCAGATTCCTTTAACTATCTTCGTACAGAAAAAGGCTTTAGCAGCTGGTCCATTACCCAGCCCGAGCTTCTGCTACTCTGCGCTGCACTGGTGGCATCCAAACATTTGGAGAACGCACGCGGTGACACGCTCCTTACGACTACTGCAGCCACCAGCATAACAAACATAGTCATCGCCCAACAGACCGCCTTAGCCGTTGCTGCGGCAGTTGCCGCATCTTCAGCGGCTTCCTCGAGTTCCAATTGA
- a CDS encoding MFS transporter: MKKPLKEQKTVLLILLSNIFIVFLGVGLIIPVMPSFMNMMHLSGQAMGYLMAVFAFAQLLMSPLAGRWIDTYGRKKMIIIGLFIFSVSEVIFGLGTNVPVLYLSRILGGISGAFIMPAVTAYVADITSVEERPKAMGYVSAAISIGFIIGPGIGGFIAELGIRAPFYFAGGFALITCISSLFILKEPLNKQQLLEIAQLKKDTNFISDIKRSLHPSYLIAFIIVFVLAFGLSEYETVFSLYSDHKFGFTPQDIATIITISAIFGVVVQVFLFGKMVNKLGEKKLIQICLITGVVLAVASTLISSYLAILLVTCFIFLAFDLLRPALTTYLSKTAEQEQGFIAGMNSTYTSIGNIAGPALAGILFDININYPYLFAAVIMFIGLVITMMWKEKQSANRLVK; encoded by the coding sequence ATGAAGAAACCATTGAAAGAACAAAAAACAGTCTTACTCATTCTATTAAGTAATATATTCATTGTTTTTCTAGGTGTCGGACTTATCATCCCTGTTATGCCATCCTTTATGAATATGATGCATTTATCAGGTCAAGCTATGGGTTATCTGATGGCGGTCTTTGCTTTTGCACAATTACTGATGTCTCCCTTGGCAGGGCGATGGATTGATACCTATGGCAGAAAGAAAATGATCATCATCGGCTTATTCATCTTCAGTGTATCCGAGGTGATCTTTGGTCTAGGTACAAATGTACCCGTTCTTTATTTATCCAGAATATTAGGAGGCATTAGTGGTGCATTTATTATGCCAGCCGTAACTGCCTATGTTGCAGATATTACCTCAGTAGAAGAACGACCCAAAGCGATGGGCTATGTTTCTGCCGCCATTAGTATCGGTTTTATTATTGGCCCAGGGATCGGAGGTTTTATTGCCGAGCTAGGTATACGTGCCCCATTCTACTTTGCTGGTGGCTTTGCATTAATAACATGTATTTCGTCCCTATTTATTCTGAAAGAGCCACTCAACAAACAGCAGCTGTTGGAAATCGCACAACTAAAAAAAGATACCAACTTTATTAGTGATATCAAAAGATCATTACACCCATCCTATTTAATTGCCTTCATTATCGTGTTTGTACTGGCCTTTGGTTTATCAGAATATGAAACTGTATTTAGTCTGTATTCTGATCATAAATTCGGTTTCACTCCACAAGATATTGCTACCATTATTACCATAAGCGCAATCTTCGGGGTTGTTGTTCAGGTCTTTTTGTTTGGTAAAATGGTAAATAAACTCGGTGAGAAGAAACTCATCCAGATATGCTTAATTACCGGCGTAGTATTAGCAGTAGCATCCACCTTGATCTCAAGCTATCTAGCCATTTTGCTAGTAACTTGCTTTATCTTTCTCGCATTTGACTTGCTACGACCAGCATTAACGACTTATTTATCCAAAACGGCTGAACAAGAACAAGGATTTATCGCTGGAATGAACTCCACCTACACAAGCATAGGTAATATCGCCGGGCCCGCATTAGCCGGTATATTGTTTGATATCAACATCAACTATCCATATCTCTTTGCTGCTGTCATTATGTTTATCGGTCTTGTCATTACGATGATGTGGAAAGAAAAACAATCAGCTAATAGATTGGTAAAATAA
- a CDS encoding TetR/AcrR family transcriptional regulator, producing the protein MKSKEIKDIALKCFTTHGYEGASLSQIADMVGMKKQSLYAHFKGKDDLFLQVLQDAKKAEITSKLQYLSKVDAQSPKTDLLGYLQLVIDLFQKNEQLKFWLRMSFFPPPHLAAAIDEEVTDSENKIQTVLESKFQDWIGAKAIREDAAVIPTLAFLGVVDSIMLELAYGNNEIRLNEKLNASWTVFWRGISQQ; encoded by the coding sequence TTGAAAAGTAAAGAAATTAAAGACATCGCTTTGAAATGTTTTACTACTCATGGGTATGAGGGAGCATCCCTATCGCAAATTGCCGATATGGTCGGTATGAAGAAACAGTCTCTCTATGCTCATTTCAAAGGAAAAGATGATCTATTTCTACAAGTGTTACAAGATGCCAAAAAGGCAGAAATCACATCGAAACTACAATATTTGAGTAAAGTGGATGCCCAAAGTCCCAAAACAGATTTATTAGGATATCTGCAATTGGTGATTGATTTGTTTCAAAAAAATGAGCAGTTAAAGTTTTGGCTGCGTATGTCTTTTTTTCCACCGCCTCATCTTGCTGCAGCGATTGATGAGGAAGTCACTGATTCGGAAAACAAGATTCAAACTGTCCTAGAAAGTAAATTTCAGGATTGGATCGGTGCCAAAGCCATCAGGGAAGACGCAGCCGTCATCCCTACTCTTGCTTTCTTAGGTGTAGTTGATTCGATCATGTTAGAGCTTGCTTATGGGAATAATGAAATACGTTTAAATGAGAAACTAAATGCCTCATGGACCGTATTTTGGAGAGGTATTTCACAGCAATGA
- a CDS encoding SRPBCC family protein, producing the protein MESNNQKQLEDITQTVIVKASIQKVWDKVSTAEGIAAWFMPNDFKLELGHEFHIQSPFGPSPCKVIEIDAPHRLSFTWDTDGWVVSFILKELGDKTEFTLVHGGWKDADTLITKANQKSSIIRDQMAQGWVGIVNERFTKVVEG; encoded by the coding sequence ATGGAATCAAACAATCAGAAGCAACTTGAAGATATTACGCAAACCGTTATTGTGAAAGCCTCCATTCAAAAAGTATGGGACAAGGTTTCGACTGCGGAAGGGATTGCAGCTTGGTTTATGCCCAATGATTTCAAACTGGAGTTAGGACATGAATTCCATATCCAGTCGCCTTTTGGTCCATCGCCTTGTAAAGTAATCGAGATTGATGCGCCACACCGGCTTTCTTTTACATGGGATACGGATGGTTGGGTTGTATCTTTTATTCTCAAAGAGCTAGGTGATAAGACCGAGTTTACTTTGGTTCATGGTGGTTGGAAAGATGCGGATACATTGATTACGAAGGCGAATCAGAAAAGCTCGATTATCCGCGATCAAATGGCCCAAGGCTGGGTAGGGATTGTAAATGAGAGGTTTACAAAGGTGGTCGAGGGCTAA
- a CDS encoding ArsR/SmtB family transcription factor — MSSSAEKYDVFQAIADPTRREVLRLLTEEEMPISKITAHFKVTRTAIAKHLHILSEAELVSGRKEGREKIYQLRPEPLAELKQWLTYYEQFWNNKLSILGYVVEQDEES; from the coding sequence ATGTCTTCATCCGCAGAAAAATATGATGTGTTTCAAGCTATAGCTGATCCAACTCGGCGAGAGGTACTTCGCTTGCTTACTGAAGAAGAAATGCCTATTTCAAAAATAACAGCTCATTTCAAAGTGACTCGTACAGCGATTGCCAAACATCTTCATATCCTTTCAGAAGCGGAGTTAGTGAGCGGACGAAAGGAAGGCAGGGAGAAGATCTATCAGTTGCGGCCAGAACCTTTAGCTGAATTGAAACAGTGGCTTACGTATTACGAACAATTTTGGAATAATAAATTGTCGATCCTGGGATATGTCGTTGAACAGGATGAGGAGAGCTGA
- a CDS encoding GntR family transcriptional regulator, protein MKPKYQVIIDDIKSKILSGDYTVGEQIPTESALQSLYEVSRQTVRKAILELSNEGFLRSEKGSGTYVSNQYRSKTGGSSHKKTIGVITTYISDYIFPSIIRGIESRLNEDNYSLLLASTNNDVEQEKRALEMMLSQGVDGLIIEPTKSNLYNPNIAYYLSFKEQDIPLIMINAFYEEIELPYLCLDDVQSSYLATKELISKGHNQIGLVAKMDDLQGKYRMKGYIKALEEAKLRFYPEQIFSFNTETKQTLSTNLKDFLNKNRDTLTAIVCYNDEVGLEVVHACRQLDISIPEELSIIGQDNSYIAKNANIKLTTLTHPQETMGRDAADWVIKKLQGKKDLPNSTYYQPVLIEGETVVER, encoded by the coding sequence ATGAAACCAAAGTATCAAGTGATTATAGATGATATAAAAAGCAAAATTCTTTCAGGAGACTATACTGTCGGGGAACAGATTCCTACTGAGTCTGCGTTGCAGTCCTTATATGAGGTTAGCCGACAGACTGTACGAAAAGCCATTTTAGAACTATCCAACGAGGGATTCCTGCGAAGCGAAAAGGGTTCTGGTACATATGTCAGCAACCAATATCGTTCAAAGACTGGTGGGAGTTCCCATAAGAAGACAATAGGCGTAATCACAACCTATATCTCAGACTACATCTTCCCCTCCATTATCCGCGGGATTGAAAGCCGACTGAATGAGGATAATTATTCTCTGCTATTGGCTAGTACCAATAATGATGTTGAACAAGAGAAAAGAGCTCTGGAAATGATGCTGTCCCAGGGTGTGGATGGTTTAATCATCGAACCTACAAAGAGCAATTTGTATAACCCCAATATTGCTTACTATCTATCGTTTAAGGAACAGGATATTCCGCTCATTATGATCAATGCTTTTTATGAAGAAATAGAGCTGCCTTACCTTTGCCTTGATGATGTGCAGTCCAGTTATCTGGCAACCAAAGAATTGATATCCAAAGGGCATAACCAAATTGGACTTGTTGCAAAAATGGATGATCTACAAGGAAAGTATCGAATGAAGGGATATATCAAAGCGCTCGAAGAAGCTAAATTGCGATTTTATCCTGAACAAATTTTTTCATTCAACACGGAGACTAAGCAGACGTTATCTACAAACTTGAAGGATTTCCTGAATAAAAATAGAGATACCCTCACTGCGATCGTCTGCTATAACGACGAGGTAGGTTTGGAAGTGGTCCATGCCTGCAGGCAGCTGGACATCTCAATTCCAGAGGAATTATCGATTATTGGCCAGGACAATTCCTATATCGCCAAGAATGCGAACATCAAACTTACTACTTTGACTCATCCCCAAGAAACGATGGGTCGTGATGCAGCGGATTGGGTCATCAAGAAACTACAAGGAAAAAAGGATCTACCCAACAGCACATATTATCAACCAGTTTTAATTGAAGGTGAAACGGTAGTCGAGAGATAA
- a CDS encoding xylulokinase — protein MISNRLSIEEAILKGETSLGIELGSTRIKAVLIDHSFQTIASGSYEWENQLKDGFWTYNLEDIIQGLQDAYHEMKQEVQQNYGLTLQTVGSIGFSAMMHGYMAFDEQDQLLVPFRTWRNSTTGKAAKELTDLFEFNIPERWSIAHLYQAILSKEEHVPKVRYVTTLAGYIHWLLTGNKAIGVGDASGMFPIDESIQNYNESMIHQFDELIASKGYTLKTSDLLPKVYVAGEQAGVLTEAGAKILDPSLDLQAGIPLCSPEGDAGTGMVATNSVRKRTGNVSVGTSIFAMIVLEQELSKVYPEIDMVTTPDGSPVGMVHANNCSGDLNAWLGLFREFYEAMGQKVEADKLYSVLLNKALEADPDAGGLLSYGYFSGENITGLEQGRPLFVRSPESKFNLANFMRIHLFTAFGALKIGMDILTKEENVAIDSILGHGGLFKTPVVGQKMMAAAMNVPVSVMSTAGEGGAWGMAILASYMKNKNQEESLEDFLDQKVFQDVKGEEIHPDESDIKGFETFIERYKKGLAIEQSAVDNLV, from the coding sequence GTGATATCGAATCGATTAAGCATCGAAGAAGCGATCCTTAAGGGAGAAACTTCGCTGGGGATTGAACTTGGATCTACGCGTATCAAAGCAGTACTTATTGATCATAGCTTTCAAACGATCGCTTCTGGAAGTTATGAATGGGAAAATCAGCTGAAGGACGGTTTTTGGACGTACAACTTAGAGGACATAATCCAAGGTCTGCAAGACGCTTATCACGAAATGAAGCAAGAAGTTCAACAAAATTACGGACTCACTCTCCAAACCGTTGGTTCAATCGGGTTTTCTGCCATGATGCATGGATATATGGCTTTTGACGAACAAGATCAATTGCTTGTTCCGTTTCGGACTTGGCGTAATTCAACAACAGGTAAGGCTGCCAAAGAATTAACGGATCTGTTTGAATTCAATATCCCGGAACGGTGGAGCATTGCTCATCTTTATCAGGCGATATTATCCAAAGAAGAACATGTGCCAAAGGTACGTTATGTTACGACATTAGCAGGTTATATTCATTGGTTACTGACCGGTAACAAAGCAATTGGTGTTGGGGATGCTTCGGGGATGTTTCCGATTGATGAATCCATACAAAATTATAATGAATCCATGATACATCAGTTTGATGAACTTATTGCAAGCAAGGGTTATACCTTAAAGACTAGCGACCTTCTTCCTAAGGTGTATGTTGCTGGTGAGCAAGCGGGTGTATTAACCGAAGCGGGAGCTAAAATTCTGGATCCATCCCTGGATTTACAAGCAGGTATTCCACTGTGTTCTCCAGAAGGAGATGCCGGAACCGGGATGGTTGCTACGAATAGCGTAAGAAAGCGCACCGGGAATGTCTCGGTAGGAACCTCTATTTTTGCGATGATTGTATTAGAACAAGAACTGTCCAAGGTTTATCCGGAAATCGACATGGTCACTACGCCAGACGGAAGTCCAGTGGGGATGGTTCATGCTAATAACTGTTCAGGCGATCTTAATGCTTGGCTCGGATTATTCCGCGAGTTCTATGAAGCGATGGGACAAAAGGTAGAAGCTGATAAATTGTACAGTGTACTGCTGAATAAAGCTTTGGAGGCAGACCCAGATGCTGGTGGATTGCTGAGCTATGGTTATTTTTCAGGCGAGAATATTACCGGTTTAGAACAAGGTCGTCCGTTGTTTGTCCGCTCTCCGGAGAGCAAATTCAATCTGGCTAATTTTATGCGGATTCATTTGTTTACTGCATTTGGAGCTTTAAAAATTGGAATGGACATTTTGACGAAGGAAGAGAATGTTGCTATTGATAGCATTTTAGGTCATGGAGGCTTATTTAAGACTCCAGTAGTTGGTCAAAAAATGATGGCAGCCGCAATGAATGTTCCTGTTTCCGTCATGTCGACTGCCGGAGAAGGCGGCGCATGGGGAATGGCTATTCTTGCCTCTTACATGAAGAACAAGAATCAGGAAGAAAGCTTGGAAGACTTCCTCGATCAAAAGGTGTTCCAAGATGTTAAGGGGGAAGAGATTCATCCTGATGAATCCGACATTAAAGGATTTGAAACCTTTATCGAACGATACAAAAAAGGCCTGGCGATTGAGCAATCCGCTGTCGACAATTTAGTGTGA
- a CDS encoding L-ribulose-5-phosphate 4-epimerase has product MLEQLKEEVFQANLELPKQGLIKYTWGNVSAIDRESGLFVIKPSGVGYETMKASDMVVVDLDGNVVEGDMRPSSDTPTHAVLYKHYSEIGGIVHTHSTWATIWAQAGLDVPVMGTTHADTFYGSIPCARFLTQEEIDRGYEAETGNVIIETFEQRGIDIMAVPGVLLKGHGPFTWGKDAKSAVMNSVVLDEVAKMNLFARDLNHFAEELPQGILDKHYLRKHGKDAYYGQK; this is encoded by the coding sequence ATGTTAGAACAACTTAAAGAAGAGGTTTTTCAAGCCAATCTGGAATTGCCAAAACAAGGACTTATTAAATATACATGGGGAAATGTAAGTGCAATTGATCGTGAAAGTGGTTTGTTCGTAATCAAACCTAGCGGTGTAGGCTATGAGACGATGAAAGCCAGCGACATGGTAGTTGTTGATCTAGATGGGAATGTGGTTGAAGGAGATATGAGGCCTTCATCCGATACACCTACTCACGCAGTGCTGTATAAGCATTATTCCGAAATCGGAGGGATCGTGCATACACATTCCACTTGGGCGACCATCTGGGCTCAAGCAGGACTTGATGTTCCGGTAATGGGAACGACGCACGCCGATACATTCTATGGCTCCATTCCTTGTGCACGTTTCTTGACTCAAGAAGAAATCGATCGTGGTTACGAAGCGGAAACAGGTAATGTAATCATCGAAACCTTTGAACAACGTGGGATAGATATTATGGCGGTTCCCGGTGTTTTACTTAAAGGACACGGACCATTTACTTGGGGAAAAGATGCAAAATCCGCGGTAATGAACAGTGTTGTGTTAGATGAAGTAGCAAAAATGAATTTATTTGCCAGAGATTTGAATCATTTTGCAGAGGAATTACCGCAGGGAATTTTAGATAAACATTACTTGCGCAAACATGGAAAAGACGCTTATTACGGCCAAAAATAA